In Vibrio sp. STUT-A11, a genomic segment contains:
- the cysN gene encoding sulfate adenylyltransferase subunit CysN, producing MNSAVEAQLAELGIEGYLTQHQYKSLLRFLTCGSVDDGKSTLIGRLLHDSKQIYEDQLAAVHSDSQRVGTTGEKPDLALLVDGLQAEREQGITIDVAYRYFSTQKRKFIIADTPGHEQYTRNMATGASTCDLAVILVDARKGILDQTRRHSFISNLLGLKHFVVAINKMDLVDYSQERFEEIRDEYLAFSEKLTGEIDIQIIPISALEGDNVVDKGDNLSWFEGPSLLELLETVDVDYEKGTGEFRFPVQYVNRPNLDFRGFAGTISSGSVKVGDKIKALPSGKTSTIARIVTFDGDVEEARAGLAVTLTLNDEIDISRGDLIVLQDANVESSNHLLADIVWMTEQPLQPGRDYDIKIAGKKTVGHVEAIRHQYDINNLSTHSAAELPLNGIGLCEWSLNESVALDNYQDCADTGGFIIIDRLTNVTVGAGMVKESLAAVERDLTDISAFELELNALVRKHFPHWEAKDLSQLLKK from the coding sequence ATGAACAGTGCAGTTGAAGCTCAATTAGCCGAGCTAGGTATTGAAGGCTATTTAACACAACACCAGTACAAGTCTTTACTTCGATTTCTGACTTGTGGTTCTGTTGATGATGGTAAGAGTACCCTTATTGGTCGCTTACTCCATGACTCAAAACAAATTTATGAAGATCAGCTAGCGGCTGTGCACTCAGATAGCCAGCGTGTAGGTACCACAGGTGAAAAGCCTGATTTAGCCCTACTTGTTGATGGTCTGCAGGCAGAGCGCGAACAGGGCATCACCATTGATGTGGCTTACCGTTACTTCTCAACCCAGAAACGTAAGTTCATCATTGCTGATACGCCAGGGCATGAGCAATACACGCGTAACATGGCTACAGGTGCCTCAACGTGTGATTTAGCTGTGATTCTTGTCGATGCGCGTAAAGGCATTCTTGATCAGACGCGTCGTCACTCATTCATTTCAAACCTGTTGGGCTTGAAGCATTTTGTTGTTGCAATCAACAAAATGGACTTAGTGGATTACTCACAAGAGCGATTTGAAGAGATTCGTGATGAGTACCTTGCGTTCTCTGAAAAGCTGACCGGTGAGATTGATATCCAAATCATCCCGATTTCGGCACTTGAAGGCGATAACGTTGTCGATAAAGGCGATAACCTGAGCTGGTTCGAAGGTCCGTCACTGCTTGAGTTACTTGAAACTGTGGATGTTGACTACGAGAAAGGTACTGGTGAATTCCGTTTCCCTGTTCAGTATGTCAACCGTCCTAACCTCGATTTCCGTGGCTTCGCTGGCACGATTTCTTCAGGTTCAGTGAAAGTGGGCGATAAAATCAAAGCGCTTCCATCCGGTAAAACGTCGACGATTGCTCGAATCGTAACGTTCGATGGAGATGTTGAGGAAGCACGAGCAGGTCTTGCGGTAACGCTGACTCTGAATGACGAAATCGATATTAGCCGTGGTGATTTGATTGTTTTGCAAGACGCTAACGTAGAGTCTTCCAACCATCTTCTTGCTGATATCGTGTGGATGACCGAGCAGCCACTGCAACCGGGTCGTGATTACGATATTAAGATTGCCGGTAAGAAAACGGTTGGTCACGTAGAGGCGATTCGTCATCAATACGACATCAACAACCTGTCAACTCACAGTGCGGCTGAATTGCCACTCAATGGTATTGGTTTGTGTGAGTGGTCATTGAACGAGTCTGTGGCACTTGATAATTACCAAGATTGTGCCGACACCGGCGGCTTCATCATTATTGATCGTCTGACTAACGTGACTGTTGGTGCGGGTATGGTGAAAGAAAGCCTGGCAGCGGTAGAGCGTGATTTGACCGATATCTCTGCATTTGAACTGGAGCTTAACGCACTGGTTCGTAAACACTTCCCACATTGGGAAGCGAAAGACCTAAGCCAGTTACTTAAAAAGTAA
- the cysD gene encoding sulfate adenylyltransferase subunit CysD produces MDQQRLTHLKQLEAESIHIIREVAAEFGNPVMMYSIGKDSSVMLHLARKAFYPGKIPFPLLHVDTDWKFREMIEFRDRTAEKYGFELLVHKNPEGLAMGCSPFVHGSSKHTDIMKTQGLKQALNKYGFDAAFGGARRDEEKSRAKERVYSFRDKNHTWDPKNQRPELWKTYNGQVNKGESIRVFPLSNWTELDIWQYIYLENIEIVPLYLADKRPVVERDGMLIMVDDDRMELQPGEVVEEKSVRFRTLGCYPLTGAIESEANTLTGIIEEMLVATSSERQGRAIDHDQSGSMELKKRQGYF; encoded by the coding sequence ATGGACCAACAACGTTTAACTCACCTTAAACAACTCGAAGCGGAGAGTATTCATATTATCCGTGAAGTTGCGGCTGAGTTTGGTAACCCAGTCATGATGTATTCGATTGGTAAAGACTCATCAGTGATGCTGCACCTGGCGCGTAAAGCGTTTTACCCGGGCAAAATTCCATTCCCACTTTTGCATGTCGATACGGACTGGAAATTCCGCGAGATGATTGAGTTCCGTGACCGTACTGCAGAAAAATACGGTTTTGAGCTTTTGGTTCACAAGAACCCAGAAGGTCTTGCGATGGGTTGTAGCCCATTTGTGCACGGTTCTTCAAAGCACACTGACATCATGAAGACTCAAGGTCTTAAGCAAGCACTCAACAAATACGGTTTTGATGCTGCATTTGGTGGTGCGCGTCGCGATGAAGAAAAATCACGTGCCAAAGAGCGTGTGTATTCATTCCGTGACAAGAACCATACCTGGGATCCGAAAAACCAGCGTCCAGAGCTTTGGAAAACCTACAATGGTCAGGTTAATAAAGGCGAGAGCATCCGTGTGTTCCCTCTATCAAACTGGACAGAACTGGATATTTGGCAATACATCTATCTAGAAAATATTGAGATCGTACCGCTTTACCTTGCTGACAAGCGTCCGGTTGTTGAGCGCGATGGCATGTTGATCATGGTTGATGACGACCGCATGGAGCTTCAGCCAGGTGAAGTAGTAGAAGAGAAGAGTGTTCGTTTCCGTACTTTAGGTTGCTACCCGTTAACCGGCGCGATCGAATCCGAAGCCAATACGCTGACGGGCATCATTGAAGAGATGCTGGTAGCAACATCGAGTGAGCGTCAAGGGCGAGCGATCGACCATGATCAGTCAGGATCGATGGAACTTAAAAAACGTCAAGGTTACTTCTAA
- the cobA gene encoding uroporphyrinogen-III C-methyltransferase: MAAKDSVTTFPISKPRLVSDNPTAGTTRFSKRSLQPGEVALVGAGPGDPELLTVKALNCLQQADVVLYDYLVSEEIMALIPSDTILVCVGKRAGHHSVPQEKTNQLLVDFAKQGYRVVRVKGGDPFVFGRGGEELEVLADAGVRFQVVPGITAAAGATAYAGIPLTHRDYAQSAIFVTGHLKEESDEMDWSTLARGNQTLVIYMGLMKSNYIQNQLIKHGRSASTPIAIIERGTQIEQKVFTGELSQLSDLSKDAQSPSLIVVGEVVRLSQKLDWFLSSTEFNKSAIANSI; the protein is encoded by the coding sequence ATGGCAGCGAAAGATTCAGTCACCACTTTTCCTATATCAAAGCCTCGATTGGTTTCTGATAACCCAACGGCTGGGACAACGCGTTTTTCCAAGCGCTCGTTACAGCCTGGCGAAGTTGCGCTGGTTGGCGCAGGCCCAGGTGATCCTGAACTGTTGACTGTGAAAGCACTGAACTGCCTGCAGCAAGCGGATGTGGTCTTGTATGACTACCTTGTATCCGAAGAGATCATGGCATTGATCCCTAGCGATACCATTTTAGTCTGTGTTGGCAAACGTGCTGGACATCACAGCGTGCCACAAGAGAAAACCAATCAACTATTGGTTGATTTCGCCAAGCAAGGTTATCGCGTGGTGCGAGTGAAAGGTGGTGATCCATTCGTGTTTGGTCGTGGTGGTGAGGAACTTGAAGTGCTGGCTGATGCTGGTGTGCGTTTTCAGGTTGTGCCTGGCATTACTGCAGCGGCAGGAGCAACGGCATATGCCGGGATTCCTCTGACTCACCGTGATTACGCTCAATCGGCCATTTTTGTCACTGGTCACTTGAAAGAAGAAAGTGACGAGATGGATTGGTCGACACTGGCACGTGGCAATCAGACTTTAGTGATCTATATGGGGCTGATGAAATCAAACTATATTCAGAATCAGCTGATTAAACATGGTCGATCTGCCTCAACACCGATAGCTATCATTGAACGTGGTACGCAAATAGAACAGAAAGTATTTACGGGAGAATTGTCTCAACTCTCTGATTTATCGAAGGATGCTCAATCTCCTTCCTTAATTGTAGTCGGTGAAGTGGTTCGATTGTCTCAAAAATTAGACTGGTTTTTGTCTAGTACTGAATTCAACAAAAGTGCTATTGCCAACTCCATATAA
- the dbpA gene encoding ATP-dependent RNA helicase DbpA, with protein sequence MSKQTFDHVGLSPALLATLDSLNYTHMTPIQALSLPAILNQRDVIGQGKTGSGKTAAFGLGVLSNLNVKRFRVQSLVLCPTRELADQVAKEIRTLGRGIHNIKVLTLCGGMPMGPQIGSLEHGAHILVGTPGRILDHLEKGRINLSELNTLVLDEADRMLEMGFQDALDAIIDAAPKKRQTLLFSATFPEKIDQIAQRIMQSPEMIKVESTHDTSSIAQYFYKVEGSEARDEALANLLLTHQPESAVVFCNTKKEVQSVADELHHRGFSVIDLHGDLEQRERDQALVQFANKSISILVATDVAARGLDVDNLDAVFNFELSRDPEVHVHRIGRTGRAGSKGLAFSFFGEKDGLRVARIEEYLDMDIVPATLPEKSKQQPYQAKMVTINIDGGKKQKVRPGDILGCLTGKNGIPGAQVGKIHLFPMRAYVAVEKSAAKKALQTISTGKMKGRQFRARLLK encoded by the coding sequence GTGAGCAAACAAACTTTTGACCACGTAGGGCTAAGCCCGGCGTTACTCGCGACGCTTGATTCATTGAATTACACCCACATGACGCCAATTCAGGCGTTAAGCTTGCCGGCGATTCTGAACCAGCGCGATGTGATTGGTCAGGGTAAAACTGGCTCGGGCAAAACCGCTGCGTTTGGTCTTGGGGTTTTATCTAACCTTAATGTGAAGCGATTTCGCGTACAGTCTCTGGTGTTATGTCCTACTCGTGAGCTGGCCGATCAGGTAGCGAAAGAGATCCGGACGTTAGGGCGTGGTATCCACAATATTAAAGTGCTGACATTGTGTGGCGGTATGCCTATGGGTCCACAGATAGGCTCGTTGGAGCATGGTGCTCATATCCTGGTTGGCACGCCGGGACGTATTCTTGATCACCTTGAAAAAGGCCGGATTAATCTTTCCGAGTTGAATACTCTGGTACTGGATGAAGCAGACCGCATGCTGGAAATGGGCTTCCAGGACGCGCTGGACGCCATCATTGATGCTGCGCCGAAAAAGCGTCAAACGTTGCTTTTCAGTGCGACGTTTCCTGAGAAGATTGATCAAATTGCCCAGCGCATCATGCAGTCTCCTGAGATGATCAAAGTGGAATCGACACACGATACCTCGAGCATTGCCCAGTATTTCTATAAAGTCGAAGGCTCGGAAGCGCGTGATGAGGCACTGGCAAACCTGCTTCTTACTCATCAACCTGAATCTGCGGTTGTATTTTGCAACACCAAAAAAGAAGTGCAAAGTGTGGCGGATGAGCTGCATCATCGCGGTTTCAGCGTGATTGATCTGCACGGTGATCTGGAGCAGCGTGAACGCGATCAGGCACTGGTGCAGTTTGCCAATAAGAGTATCTCGATTCTGGTGGCAACAGACGTTGCGGCGCGCGGTTTAGACGTTGATAATCTGGATGCGGTATTTAACTTTGAGTTGTCTCGCGACCCAGAAGTACATGTGCACCGCATTGGTCGTACAGGCCGAGCGGGCAGTAAAGGTTTAGCGTTTAGCTTCTTTGGTGAGAAAGATGGTTTACGTGTTGCGCGTATCGAAGAGTACTTAGATATGGATATCGTTCCTGCGACGTTGCCAGAAAAATCCAAACAGCAGCCTTACCAGGCGAAAATGGTGACGATCAATATCGACGGCGGCAAAAAACAAAAAGTGCGTCCGGGCGATATCCTTGGCTGTTTAACCGGAAAAAATGGTATTCCGGGCGCTCAAGTAGGCAAAATTCATCTGTTCCCAATGCGTGCGTATGTGGCAGTAGAGAAGTCGGCGGCGAAGAAAGCGCTGCAAACCATCAGCACGGGTAAGATGAAAGGGCGTCAGTTCCGAGCTCGTTTATTAAAATAG